The Cupriavidus necator N-1 DNA window ATGTCGCCGACAAGCTGGTGCCGCGCCTCGCGGAACGCGCGCGCACGCTGAAGATCCGCAACGGCATGGAGTCCGATGCCGAGATGGGCCCGCTGGTGACCGGTGCGCACAAGGCCAAGGTCGAAGGCTATATTGCCAAGGGTGTGCAAGAGGGCGCGACGCTGGTCACCGATGGCCGCGGTCACAAGGTCGATGGCCATGAGAACGGCTTCTATGTCGGCGGCACGCTGTTCGACAACGTCAAGCCCGACATGACGATCTACAAGGAAGAGATCTTCGGCCCGGTGCTGTCGGTAGTGCGTGTGCATGACTTTGCCGAAGCGGTGTCGCTGATCAATGCGCACGAGTACGGCAACGGCGTGTCGTGCTACACCAGCGACGGCGGCATTGCGCGTGCGTTTGCGCGGCAGATCCAGGTGGGCATGGTCGGCATCAATGTGCCGATCCCGGTGCCGATGGCCTGGCACTCGTTTGGCGGGTGGAAGCGCTCGCTGTTCGGTGACCACCATGCCTATGGCGAAGAGGGCGTGCGCTTCTATACGCGCTACAAGAGCGTGATGCAGCGTTGGCCGGATTCGATCGCCAAGGGCGCTGAGTTCACCATGCCGGTGGCTAAGTAGTTTGTTGTGCCTATTGGCGGGGACCGGTTGGCGGTCCCCGCTCCGTTCAGGGCGGCCCGCTTGTTCAAGGAGGCAGGGGATGAACGTCAGACGTATCGTCGCCAATATCTCGGCCGCGGAGCCTTCGCTTGCGCGCGCCTTCTACCAGGACGTCCTTGGTCTCGACCTGCTGATGGATCACGGGTGGATCCAGACTTATGGCCGCGACACTGCCATGTCCGTTCAGGTCAGCGTGGCGTCGGAGGGTGGCAGCGGTACACCCGTGCCGGACCTGTCCATAGAGGTTGACGATGTCAATGAAGCGCATCGCCGCATGGTGGCCGCGGGCTTTGCCATCGAATACGGCCCTGCCGACGAGCCGTGGGGCGTGCGCCGTTTCTATGTGCGCGATCCGTTCGGGCGACTGGTGAATATCCTCAGGCACGCCTGAGCGCGGCTATTCCGCGCTGCACGTGCTGGCCTGCCGGTAGGCGCTCGGCGTGCCGGCTTCTCCCTTGTTCCAGCAGGCGCGGAAGGCCTGCACGCTGGCGAAGCCGCTCTTCAACGCGATCGCTTCCACCGGCAGCGTCGATGCGGCCAGCAGCTTGCGCGCGCGTGCCATGCGCAGGTTGACATCCTTCCCGTCCTCAGCCTTCGGCTGCCGCCTTACGGCGGAAAGGACGAGGATTCCTACGGCGCTACGTGATGCTCTACGTAGTCACTTCGGTGGGTTCCTGCTTCGTAGAGCGGCTTGACTACGCCGACTCTCCACAGGCTGCAACGCGGTGCCCCCGCGCCAAAATGTTGATCGCGCCGACCACGTCGGCGTGATTCGCATAGCCGCATGCCACACAGGCGAAGCTCGCCTGGCTCTGCCGGTTCTCGACAGATACATGCCCGCAGCAAGGGCACGTGCGACTGGTGTGCTGTGGCGGCACAGCTATTAGCCAGCCGCCATTCCACGCTAGCTTGTATTCCAGTTGACGCCCGAACTCGTACCAACCCTGATCGAGGATGGCCTTGTTCAGGCCGGACTTGGCCCTGACGTTCTTGCCCGGTTGCCCGCTTGAACCGGCCGCTGACTTGGACATGTTCCGTACCTTCAGGTCCTCGATACACACCATCGCTTGATTTTCGCTGATCGTGGTCGTGGCTTTGTGCAGGTAGTCGAGGCGGGCGTTACCGATGCGTGCGTGGATACGCTGGATTCGGGCCTTGGACTTCTTCCAGTTGTTGCTGAATTTCGTCTTGCGGCTCATCGCCCGCTGCGCACGGCGCAGTCTGGCTTCGTGCTTCCTAAAGCTGTTGAGCGGCGCGAGGAAAGTGCCATCGCTCATGGTGGCAAAGCGAGCGATGCCCATGTCGATGCCGATGGCGCTGGTGGCTTTCGGCACAGGTCGCTCGACCTTCCGCTCAGTCTGGATCGAAACAAACCACTTGCCGCCCGACAGGCTGACGCAGGCATTGCGTACCTCACCGAGTACGTCGCGGCTGTTCCTGTATCGCAGCCAGCCCAGCTTGGGCAAAAAGATACGCGAGTTGGTCTGATCAAGCTTGATTTGCTTCTGGTCGGGATAGCGGAAACTGTCGCCCAGACCCTTCTTCTTGAAACGCGGGAAGTCGGCCCGTTTTGCGAAGAAATTTGTGTAGGCCCGCTCCAAGTCCTTGAGCGTCTGTTGAAGAGGATGGACTGGTGCATCGGCCAGCCATGCTGTTTCCGTGCTGTTGCGCCACTCCGTGAGTTGCTTACACAGACCGGCATAGCTGAGCTTCTTTTCGCCTTGATCGTAACGCTGTTTCTGCAACGCCAGCGCCTTGTTATAGACGAACCGGCACGATCCGGCATAACGGCGCATGTTGCGCTGCTGCTCGCCGTTCGGCATCAATTCGTATTTGAATGCTTGAAGACGCTGCATGGCCCAATCATACTCTTGGCCTACGAGCGACGACAATGACATTCGGCAGAGGACCTGCGCGACATATTTACCGGCGTTTGCGCAGATTTCGAAGCTGAACTGGTGGAGTTCGATGGGGAGGACGATCACGTTCACCTTCTTGTGAACTACCCGCCAAAGGTCGCGGTGTCCGCACTGGTAAACAGCTTGAAAGGGGTATCCAGCCGTATGATCCGAAAGAAGAACTACCCGAGCATCAGCAAGAAGCTATGGGGCGGTGCACTGTGGTCGCCGTCTTACTTCGCAGGGAGCTGCGGCGGTGCGCCCATCGAGATCATCCGCCAATACATTGAGCAACAACAGACGCCGCATTAGCCGCCGAAAGGACGCCGACGGCGTCCGCGCTATCCTTCCCCGGCCTAAAGGCCGAGGCTTGCCGCGCACCTGGTCAGCTGGTATTGCTTCGGCGTGAGGCCGGTTTCCTCATGGAACAGGCGCGACAGGTGCCTGACGCTGACCGCGAAACGCTGCGCAAAGCGCGGGTCAGCGACGTTGGCTTCCAGGTCGCGCGCGATCGCATCCTGCACTGCATGCACCAGCGGATTGCCGTGCGAGCGTGCGCTGAACTGCGGTTCAAGCTGCGGATCGGCGCCGAAGCGCCGGAACGGCACGACGTTGTCGCGCGCCACCGCAATCGCGGCCTCGTCGCCGCAGGCGTTGGCCACCAGCCGCAGCGCCAGGTCGATGCCGGAGGCCACGCCGGCCGAGGTCCAGACATTGCCGTCGCGGACGAACACTCGGTTGTCGATCACCGAGGCATCCGGATGGCGCGCGCGCAGGCGCTTGATATGTGCATGGTGTGTCGTGCACAGGCGCCCGTCGAGCAGGCCCGCTGCGCCGAGCAGAAAGGCGCCGGTGCAGACTGCGGCCACCTGCACGCCGCCATTCCTGCCCTCACCAAAGCTATCCCTCAACCATGCCGCGCTATCGTGCCACGCAGGCGATGTCGTCAGTGTGTCCAGAAGTTTGCTGCCAACGGCAATGACCACGTCGCCGGCTTCGAGCCGGGCGGGCAGGCGTTCAACCCGGCCAAGCGCCGGACCCTGGAAGGACGTGACGCTGGAATGCGGGCCGACGCAGCGCACAGTGAGTGGCGCAAGGCCAAGTTCTGCCACACTCGACAGGATCTGTAGCGGCCCGCCGAGGTCGAGCATGTGGACATTGGGCAGCACCAGGAAATAGGCGGTAGTCATCACCAGTGTGGAGATCGCGAGGCCGATGCCGGCATTCTTGCGCGAATTGCAGGCTTTGTATCGGCGATGGCCGAAAATTTGCTTTTCTGGTCCATGGCGTTGTCCCGGCAGGCGGCCGGCCTTCCTTAGCATGGTCAACGAACCCCTGCCAAAGAGAGATCGCCATGCACCGCACCCGCCTGCCCGCCGTCACCGTGGCCCTGGTCGCCATCGGCTTTGCCGTGATGTTCGTGTCGACCGCGGTGAGGGGCCTCTACCAGGTGTACTTCGTCGACCTCGCCACGCACTTCGGGCAGGGCCGTGCGCAGTTTGCCTGGTCCGGTAGTGTCTTTATGCTGGCCACCGGGCTGATGTCGCCGGTGGTCGGCGCGCTCAGCGATCGCGTCGGCCCGCTGCGCACCGCGGCCGCCGGTGCGCTGGCGGCAGGCATTGCGCTGGGCAGCGCGGCGCTGTGGCCGGGATCGCTGACGTTTTTCGTGCTGATGTTCGGCCTTGCCGGCGCGTTCGGGCTGGCGGCCATGACCTTTGTGCCGATGGGCATCCTGGTGGACCGGCTGTTCGAGGAACGCAGGAAGGGGCTGGCCTATGCGGTGGTTACCAACGGCACCGCGATCGGCTTTGTCGTGCTGTCGCCGCTGTGGATCTGGCTGCAGCCGCAGGCGGGCTGGATCACCGCGTTCGGCGTGGCGGGTGCGGTGTTTGCGTTGCCGGTGGCCGGCGCCTTGTGGCTGGCTTCGCGCTGGGAGCCGGCGTCCGCACCGGCGCCACGCACGGCCGAGGCCGACGTGCCGGCATGGACGGTGGTGCGGCGTGACCCGGTGTTCTATGCGCTGGCAGCCGGCTTCTTCGGCTGCGGCGCCACCATGGCCTTTATCGACGTGCACCTGATCGCGTACTGGCAGGGGCAGGGCGTGCCGCGGCTGGCGATGGGCTATGCGATGAGCACGCTCGGTGGACTGGAGCTGGCCAGCGGCCTGGTCTCCGGCGCGCTGGCACTGAGCTGGGACAAGCACCGGCTGCTGGCCACGTTCTACGCGCTGCGCTCGGCGTCGATGCTGTTGCTGCTGGTGCCGGGCCTGGGCGTGCTGCCGTTTGCGGTCGGCTTTGGCGCCAGCTACCTGGGCACGGTGATCCTGACCTCCATGTTCTGCTTCGAGCGCTATGGCAGCCGGATCAAGGGCAAGGTGTTTGGCCTGCTGTTCCTGGGGCACCAGCTGGGTGCCTTCCTGACGGTGCAGCTGGGGGCGTGGTCGTTCGATGCCACGCGCAGCTACCAGGACAGCATCACGGCGCTGGTGGCGGTGACGCTGTGCTCCGCCGCGTGTTCGTGGTTTGGCCTGCGCCGCGCGGGACCGTTGCCGGCACTGGCCAGGGGCCCGGCGCACGCCGCGGTGCCCGAGGCTGCCAGCCGCTGAAGTACTGATGCTGCCGCGGCTCCTGCTTGCCCGCGCGGCCCTTGCTCCGCTGGGTCTGGGGGCCTGGGCGCTGCCGTGGGCGCCGCGCGCAAGGATTGCCGCGCTGGCGGCACTGGCCCTTGCCGGCGCCGCACTGCTGGCGCTCGATCCGCTTGCCGCCGCACTGGCGCGCGTGGACGGCATCCTGTCGGCGCCCGGCTGCGGCGGCTGACATCCTCCACCTGCAGTTTGTCTGCGGTCAGTGCCGGCCAGCCTGGCCTTTCCTATCATTCGATGACGCGCCTGCCTCGCGCGGGCGCGCAATGTGACGCCTTCGCGCCGCGGCGGGCGTAAACTACCGCCCTTTTTCCGGGCCGCCGCCTTGCCGCCTCGTGCCCGGCCATAGTTGCAGGGAGTCTGAATGAGCTTGTTTCGAACCAAGGACATCGACGCGATGCTGGCCGTCGCGCGCGATGACGGCCTGAAGAAGGTGCTGGGTCCGATCGACCTGGTGATGATGGGCATCGGCGCCATCATCGGCACCGGCATTTTCGTGCTGACCGGCACCGGCGCGCTGACCGCGGGGCCGGCGCTGACGGTGTCGTTTGTGATCGCGGCGCTGTCGTGCGGCTTTGCCGCGCTGTGCTACGCGGAGTTCGCTTCGGCGATCCCGGTGTCGGGATCGATCTATACGTACAGTTATGCCACGCTGGGCGAGATTGTCGCGTGGATGATCGGCTGGGACCTGCTGCTGGAATACGGGCTGGCTACGTCCGCCGTGTCGGTGGGATGGTCGGGCTACTTCCAGTCGCTGATGGCGGGCTTCGGGCTGAAGCTGCCGGCGGCGCTGAGCGCGGCGCCAGGGTCCGTGCCGGGGGTGAAGACCATGCTGAACCTGCCGGCGTGCCTGATCATGCTGGCCATCACCTGGGTGGTGTCGTACGGCGTGCGCGAATCCACGCGCATCAACAACCTGATGGTGGCGATCAAGATCGGCGTGGTGCTGCTGTTTATCGCGGTGGGCGTGTGGCATGTGCAGCCGGCCAACTGGCAGCCGTTCGCGCCATTCGGCTTTGCCGGCATCTTCAATGCGGCGGCGCTGGTGTTCTTTGCCTTTATCGGCTTCGACGCGGTGACCTCGGCCGCGGAAGAGGTGCGCAACCCGCGCCGCGACCTGCCGATCGGCATCATCGGTTCGCTGGCGGTGTGCACGGTGCTGTATGTGGTGGTGGCCGCCATCATGACCGGCATCGTGCCGTTCGCGAAGTTTGCCGGCGTGGACCACCCGGTCTCGCTGGCGCTGCAGTTCGCGGGCCAGAACTGGGTGGCCGGCTTTGTCGACCTGGGCGCAATCCTGGGCATGACCACGGTGATCCTGGTGATGACCTATGGCCAGACCCGCGTGATCTTTGCGATGTCGCGCGACGGCCTGCTGCCCGAGCGGTTGTCTTCCGTGCACCCGGTGCATGCCACGCCGTATTTCGCCACCTGGACCGTCGGCATCGTGTTTGCCGCGATTGCCGCCTTCGTGCCGCTGAACGTGCTGGCCGAACTGATCAATATCGGCACGCTGGCGGCCTTCACGCTGATCTCGGTGGCGGTGCTGGTGCTACGCAAGACGCGCCCGGAACTACCGCGCGCATTTCGCTGCCCGGGCGTGCCGGTGGTGCCGCTGCTGTCAATCGGCTTCTGCCTGTTCCTGATGGCACACCTGCAGGCGCTGACCTGGATTGCCTTCCTGGTGTGGCTGGCGGTGGGGCTGGTGATCTACTTCGGCTACGCGCGGCGCAATGCCGTGCTGCATAACCACGGCGGCTGAGCGCCTTCAGCTGCCGCGCCCGGCCGCGGCCTTCATGAAGGCCACCGCGCGCGGCTCGTTGGCGTAGGCGGCGTTGATCCGGATCCATGCCGAGGTCTCGCCGCCCGGGCGGAAGTAGTTGCCCGGGGCCAGCGTCACGCCGTATGCCTCGCCCAGCGTCACTAGTTCGCGCGAATCCTCGATGCCGGGCGGGCGTGCCCACAGGAAGTTGCCGCCGGACGGCTGGCAGAACACCTCCCAGCCGTTGCCGGTCAGCTGCCGCACGGCATTGGCGGAGGCCTCGCGCACGCGCAGGCGCAGCCGCTCCACATATTTGCGGTAGCCGCCGCGTTCCAGCAGCGCCGCCGTCACCGCCTCGGCGAAGTGCGAGCCGGCCACGCTGGTCAGCACCTTCACATCGACCAGGTCCTTGACCAGCGCCTTGTCGGCCACCAGGTAGCCGACCCGCAGCGAGGCCGACACCGTCTTGGAAAAGCCGCCGATGTAGATCACGTGCTCAAGCTGGTCCAGCGTGGCCAGTCGGTCGGTGAAATGGGTCTGGAAGTCCGAGAAGATGTCGTCCTCGACAAAGCGGAAGCCATGCCGGCGCGCCAGCTCCAGCAGCCGGAATGCCACCGGCGGCGCCAGCGTCGACCCGGTCGGGTTCTGCAGCACGCTGTTGGTGAAGAACAGCTTGGGCTTGTGCTGGCGCAGCAGCGCCTCGGTGGCGTCCGGGTCGGGGCCGTTGGCCGTGTGCGGCACGCCCACCAGTTGCACCCCATGCAGCCGCAGCAGGCCGAACAAGTTGTAGTAGCCGGGATCTTCCACGAACACCGTATCGCCGGGCTTGAGCAGGTGGCGCACCACCAGGTCCAGCGCCTGGCTGGCACCGGTGGTGATCAGCACTTGCGGCAGTTCGGCGGCGATGCCCAGCTGGCGCACGCGCAGCAACACCTGGCGGCGCAGTTCCGGATGCCCCATCGGCGTGGCGTAGTGGATCACGCTGTCGATTTCGTTGCGCGAGATCGCGCGGATCGCCTGCGTCAGCCCCTCAACGTCGCGCCAGGTTTCCGGCACAAAGCCGCCGGCCAGCTTGAGCGTGCCGCTGGGGTGGTTGAACTGCTCGAGGATGTGGTCGGAAAGATCCTCGGCCAGGCTCGGATCCGACCAGCCGCACGCTGAGCGCCCCGCCAGCGGACTGTCCGCCACATAGAAGCCCGAACCCTGGCGCGAATCCAGCAGCCCCTGCGATACCAGTCGGTCATAGGCTTCGATCACCGGGAAGCGGCTGATGCCGTTCGCGGCTGCCAGCTGACGGATCGACGGCAGCTTTGCGCCGGGCCGAGCCTCGCGGTTGCCGATCCACGACTTCACGCCGTTGACGATCTGATCGGTCAGTGGAATTCCGGTAGAAGCATCTAAGATTAGTTTCATAAGGCAGGGCAGCCGGGGGAAACCGGAGGACGCAACTGTCAGGGAAAACTACTGAACAGTTCATCGAAAACTGTTCACAACTGTACATGGGATTGTAGTGAGGGATGCGAATAATGGAAGCGTGGCGGAGAAAGGCGCCGGCTCCTGTGGTCATTCGGCATCCAGGAGTCGGCACCGGACCAGACCGCCGGGCTGATGAGGAGTGCGACATGCGCGAACTACGGACTTTCGAACTGGACGAGCCCGGACAGCCAGTGAGCTGGCGCGCCGGTTACGGGCAGACCGTCTGCGCGGCGGCGGGCAAGCTGTGGGTGACGGTGGAAGGCAATCCCACTGACATCTGGCTGGAGCCGGGCGCCGAACTGCCGTTGCCGGAGGGCTACCGGGTGTGGCTGTCGGGCGATGGCGCGGGCGCGCGCTTCGCGCTGGCCCAGGTGCCGGCGCCGTGGTCGCTGCGGCGGCTGGCGGCGTGGCTGCGGGCGATGCGGCACCGGGTGGAGGAGCACAGCACCGATGCGTTCGGGGAGTGCCCGAGGATCTGGGCCTGAGCGGCCACTCACGCTGTGCCGGAACGGCCACCTGCGGGTGGCCTTTTGTTTGCCCGGGGGCTTGCGCGGCGCCTGCCGCGGGCGCCTACTCTATAAGGACTGCCCCGCCCCACGCACGCCGGTATCGGGTTCCGCCCCATTGCTTTACGTTAACGTCAACTTCATATAATCGATCGGCCCCGACCCGGGGCCCAGCCCGCGCATTTGCAGCCAAGCCGGCACAGAACGGCACGTCCGGCGCACGCCGCGGCAGCAGCCAACACCAGAATCGGTGGAGACAATGACCGACCTTTCCGATGTGCATGATGTGCGCCGCGGTGCGCCCCAGCCCAAGCCCACTGTGCAAGGCCGCGGTCCGGTCAACAAGGTGCGCTTTGTCACGGCGGCGTCGCTGTTCGATGGCCATGACGCCTCGATCAACATCATGCGCCGCATCCTGCAGTCGCATGGCTGCGAGGTGGTCCACCTCGGCCACAACCGCTCGGTCGAGGAAGTGGTGACGGCGGCGCTGCAGGAAGACGCGCAGGGCATCGCGATTTCCAGCTACCAGGGGGGACATGTCGAGTTCTTCAAGTACATGGTCGACCTGCTGCGCGAGAAGGGCGGCGAGCACATTCAGGTCTTTGGCGGTGGCGGCGGCGTGATCGTGCCGGACGAGATCCGCGAGCTGCAGGCCTACGGCGTGGCGCGCATCTTCAGCCCCGAGGACGGCCAGCGCATGGGCCTGGCCGGCATGATTGCCGACATGGTGCAGCGCTGCGACATCGACCTATCGCGCTATGCACCGGCCACGCTTGAACCTGTCACCGGCGGCGACCGCCGTGCGCTGGCGCAATTGATTACGGCGCTGGAGAACGGCAAGGCCGATCCGGCGCTGGTGGACGCGATGCATGCGCAGGCAAAGCAGGCATCGATTCCGGTGCTCGGCATCACCGGCACCGGCGGCGCCGGCAAGTCGTCACTGACCGACGAACTGATCCGCCGCTTCCGGCTGGACCAGCAGGATGCGCTCTCCATCGCCGTGATCTCGATCGACCCGTCGCGGCGCAAGTCTGGCGGCGCGCTGCTGGGCGACCGCATCCGCATGAACGCGATCAACCACCCGAACATCTTCATGCGCTCGATGGCGACGCGCGAGGCGGGCTCGGAGATCTCGCAGGCGCTGCCGGACGTGATCGCCGCGTGCAAGGTGGCCGGTTTCGACCTGGTGATCGTCGAGACCTCGGGCATCGGTCAGGGCGATGCAGCCATCGTGCCGCACGTGGACCTGTCGCTCTATGTAATGACGCCCGAGTTCGGCGCGGCCAGCCAGCTCGAGAAGATCGACATGCTGGACTTTGCCGACTTCGTCGCCATCAACAAGTTCGACCGCAAGGGCGCGCAGGACGCGTGGCGCGATGTGGCCAAGCAGGTGCAGCGCAACCGCGAGCAATGGCATGGCAAGGCCGAAGACATGCCGGTCTACGGCACGCAGGCGTCGCGCTTCAATGACGATGGCGTGACCATGCTGTACCAGGGACTGCGCGCGGCGCTGGCCGAACGCGGCCTGAAGCTGCAGCCGGGCGTGCTGCCGGCGCAGGCGGGGCGCATCTCCACCGGCCAGAATGTGATCGTGCCGCCGGCGCGCAGCCGCTACCTGGCGGAACTGGCAGACACGGTGCGCGGCTACCACCGCCGCGTGATGACGCAAAGCCGCCTAGCACGCGAGCGCCAGCAGCTGCGTGAATCGAGCCGCATGCTGCAGGCCGCGCAAGGCGATGGCGCGGCGCTGGACGCGCTGGCCGCCGAACGCGAGAGCGCGCTGGGCCAGGTCGAGCGCAAGCTGCTGGCGATGTGGCCCCAGATGCGCGAAGCCTACAGCGGCGACGAATACGTGGTCAGGATCCGCGACAAGGAGATCCGCACGGGGCTGGTCACCACCACGTTGTCCGGCACCAAGGTGCGCAAGGTGGTGCTGCCGCGCTTCGAGGATGACGGCGAGGTGCTGAAGTGGCTGATGCGCGAGAACGTGCCCGGCAGCTTCCCCTACACCGCCGGCGTGTTCGCCTTCAAGCGCGAGAACGAGGACCCCACGCGCATGTTCGCCGGCGAGGGCGATGCCTTCCGCACCAACCGCCGCTTCAAGCTGGTGTCCGAAGGCATGG harbors:
- a CDS encoding VOC family protein — translated: MNVRRIVANISAAEPSLARAFYQDVLGLDLLMDHGWIQTYGRDTAMSVQVSVASEGGSGTPVPDLSIEVDDVNEAHRRMVAAGFAIEYGPADEPWGVRRFYVRDPFGRLVNILRHA
- a CDS encoding helix-turn-helix domain-containing protein; translated protein: MARARKLLAASTLPVEAIALKSGFASVQAFRACWNKGEAGTPSAYRQASTCSAE
- a CDS encoding RNA-guided endonuclease InsQ/TnpB family protein; translation: MQRLQAFKYELMPNGEQQRNMRRYAGSCRFVYNKALALQKQRYDQGEKKLSYAGLCKQLTEWRNSTETAWLADAPVHPLQQTLKDLERAYTNFFAKRADFPRFKKKGLGDSFRYPDQKQIKLDQTNSRIFLPKLGWLRYRNSRDVLGEVRNACVSLSGGKWFVSIQTERKVERPVPKATSAIGIDMGIARFATMSDGTFLAPLNSFRKHEARLRRAQRAMSRKTKFSNNWKKSKARIQRIHARIGNARLDYLHKATTTISENQAMVCIEDLKVRNMSKSAAGSSGQPGKNVRAKSGLNKAILDQGWYEFGRQLEYKLAWNGGWLIAVPPQHTSRTCPCCGHVSVENRQSQASFACVACGYANHADVVGAINILARGHRVAACGESA
- a CDS encoding GlxA family transcriptional regulator, encoding MTTAYFLVLPNVHMLDLGGPLQILSSVAELGLAPLTVRCVGPHSSVTSFQGPALGRVERLPARLEAGDVVIAVGSKLLDTLTTSPAWHDSAAWLRDSFGEGRNGGVQVAAVCTGAFLLGAAGLLDGRLCTTHHAHIKRLRARHPDASVIDNRVFVRDGNVWTSAGVASGIDLALRLVANACGDEAAIAVARDNVVPFRRFGADPQLEPQFSARSHGNPLVHAVQDAIARDLEANVADPRFAQRFAVSVRHLSRLFHEETGLTPKQYQLTRCAASLGL
- a CDS encoding MFS transporter, producing MHRTRLPAVTVALVAIGFAVMFVSTAVRGLYQVYFVDLATHFGQGRAQFAWSGSVFMLATGLMSPVVGALSDRVGPLRTAAAGALAAGIALGSAALWPGSLTFFVLMFGLAGAFGLAAMTFVPMGILVDRLFEERRKGLAYAVVTNGTAIGFVVLSPLWIWLQPQAGWITAFGVAGAVFALPVAGALWLASRWEPASAPAPRTAEADVPAWTVVRRDPVFYALAAGFFGCGATMAFIDVHLIAYWQGQGVPRLAMGYAMSTLGGLELASGLVSGALALSWDKHRLLATFYALRSASMLLLLVPGLGVLPFAVGFGASYLGTVILTSMFCFERYGSRIKGKVFGLLFLGHQLGAFLTVQLGAWSFDATRSYQDSITALVAVTLCSAACSWFGLRRAGPLPALARGPAHAAVPEAASR
- a CDS encoding amino acid permease encodes the protein MSLFRTKDIDAMLAVARDDGLKKVLGPIDLVMMGIGAIIGTGIFVLTGTGALTAGPALTVSFVIAALSCGFAALCYAEFASAIPVSGSIYTYSYATLGEIVAWMIGWDLLLEYGLATSAVSVGWSGYFQSLMAGFGLKLPAALSAAPGSVPGVKTMLNLPACLIMLAITWVVSYGVRESTRINNLMVAIKIGVVLLFIAVGVWHVQPANWQPFAPFGFAGIFNAAALVFFAFIGFDAVTSAAEEVRNPRRDLPIGIIGSLAVCTVLYVVVAAIMTGIVPFAKFAGVDHPVSLALQFAGQNWVAGFVDLGAILGMTTVILVMTYGQTRVIFAMSRDGLLPERLSSVHPVHATPYFATWTVGIVFAAIAAFVPLNVLAELINIGTLAAFTLISVAVLVLRKTRPELPRAFRCPGVPVVPLLSIGFCLFLMAHLQALTWIAFLVWLAVGLVIYFGYARRNAVLHNHGG
- a CDS encoding aminotransferase-like domain-containing protein, with protein sequence MKLILDASTGIPLTDQIVNGVKSWIGNREARPGAKLPSIRQLAAANGISRFPVIEAYDRLVSQGLLDSRQGSGFYVADSPLAGRSACGWSDPSLAEDLSDHILEQFNHPSGTLKLAGGFVPETWRDVEGLTQAIRAISRNEIDSVIHYATPMGHPELRRQVLLRVRQLGIAAELPQVLITTGASQALDLVVRHLLKPGDTVFVEDPGYYNLFGLLRLHGVQLVGVPHTANGPDPDATEALLRQHKPKLFFTNSVLQNPTGSTLAPPVAFRLLELARRHGFRFVEDDIFSDFQTHFTDRLATLDQLEHVIYIGGFSKTVSASLRVGYLVADKALVKDLVDVKVLTSVAGSHFAEAVTAALLERGGYRKYVERLRLRVREASANAVRQLTGNGWEVFCQPSGGNFLWARPPGIEDSRELVTLGEAYGVTLAPGNYFRPGGETSAWIRINAAYANEPRAVAFMKAAAGRGS
- a CDS encoding DUF2917 domain-containing protein; this translates as MRELRTFELDEPGQPVSWRAGYGQTVCAAAGKLWVTVEGNPTDIWLEPGAELPLPEGYRVWLSGDGAGARFALAQVPAPWSLRRLAAWLRAMRHRVEEHSTDAFGECPRIWA
- the icmF gene encoding fused isobutyryl-CoA mutase/GTPase IcmF → MTDLSDVHDVRRGAPQPKPTVQGRGPVNKVRFVTAASLFDGHDASINIMRRILQSHGCEVVHLGHNRSVEEVVTAALQEDAQGIAISSYQGGHVEFFKYMVDLLREKGGEHIQVFGGGGGVIVPDEIRELQAYGVARIFSPEDGQRMGLAGMIADMVQRCDIDLSRYAPATLEPVTGGDRRALAQLITALENGKADPALVDAMHAQAKQASIPVLGITGTGGAGKSSLTDELIRRFRLDQQDALSIAVISIDPSRRKSGGALLGDRIRMNAINHPNIFMRSMATREAGSEISQALPDVIAACKVAGFDLVIVETSGIGQGDAAIVPHVDLSLYVMTPEFGAASQLEKIDMLDFADFVAINKFDRKGAQDAWRDVAKQVQRNREQWHGKAEDMPVYGTQASRFNDDGVTMLYQGLRAALAERGLKLQPGVLPAQAGRISTGQNVIVPPARSRYLAELADTVRGYHRRVMTQSRLARERQQLRESSRMLQAAQGDGAALDALAAERESALGQVERKLLAMWPQMREAYSGDEYVVRIRDKEIRTGLVTTTLSGTKVRKVVLPRFEDDGEVLKWLMRENVPGSFPYTAGVFAFKRENEDPTRMFAGEGDAFRTNRRFKLVSEGMDAKRLSTAFDSVTLYGEDPHVRPDIYGKVGNSGVSIATLDDLKVLYDGFDLTSPSTSVSMTINGPAPTILAMFMNTAIDQQLDKFRADNQREPTADEEAKIRAWVLQNVRGTVQADILKEDQGQNTCIFSTEFSLKVMGDIQEYFVHHQVRNFYSVSISGYHIAEAGANPISQLAFTLSNGFTYVEAYLARGMHIDDFAPNLSFFFSNGMDPEYGVLGRVARRIWAVTMRDKYGANERSQKLKYHIQTSGRSLHAQEIDFNDIRTTLQALIAIYDNCNSLHTNAYDEAITTPTGESVRRALAIQLIINREWGVAKCENPNQGSFLMEELTDLVEEAVLQEFERIAERGGVLGAMETGYQRGKIQEESLYYEQLKHDGTLPIIGVNTFRNPDGDPTPQKLELARSSEAEKLSQLDRLQAFQQAHAAEAPAMLAQLRQAVIDNQNVFAVLMDAVRVCSLGQITHALFEVGGQYRRNM